In Malus sylvestris chromosome 15, drMalSylv7.2, whole genome shotgun sequence, a single genomic region encodes these proteins:
- the LOC126605264 gene encoding uncharacterized protein LOC126605264 isoform X2 produces MGAFAPFSQWIPADDILLKKAVEDGASLESLAKGAVHFSRRFTFCELQDRWYSLLYDPVVSEDASSRMIEFESSTTTVPFDRAGNSKGKKCESGKRKAESVRSSYYAMRKRICNEPFNSMGLNFLVAPSNNNYDGNGDEPLYGNCMNGDPISAPFGLETSDMDAMQNLMDVGTDDTFHMLQNPDGNDFHMEQGNIHEDIMTWNESEVDEFNHPEGLPDCSLFNADDLGMKPPFTLDQITGNEGNMFTEFEGNKAFNSPVSDSGALFNNLEYSSPLPAMPVDVDLRENDICTGDSFELHENIDANKARTTENDAHIGMEVATEMPCCDFQSSAAPVCTEGYLAELSNSLLNFTNEELMLVTADGKDVIDKSYYDGLSSLLLSSPKDDLLHEQTIVKTEPETSVAPVMDSMNPSSTYPGVVDDNRGSPNADEHIVCHSDTPMLSSSTASNYQNPELRDGFICCTLNTEDPEIPCNGDIFLPNRSSTSEGNKPIFLSTSDFPVNKRNNDTGLCFMHKERNFFGEPHSTSQIKGSHFLQERGRKSPLGNFGVKFELSDVPSEVASKNAGHVGEGLGQIDSANPSTSVLPGILKEDTKESISEKRLSYNSTEFHVENPDSGVIKKELDPSATIRDDISLHTEGMPMYIAEPQLNPDTSDQLGLFESDDDIPCYSDIEAMVLDMDLDPDDQDLCSSEEVSKYQNEDAKRRIIRLEQCAYSYLRRAIASHGAFAILYGRHSKHYIKKPEVLLGRATDDAVVDIDLGRDGRGNKISRKQIRGKPFIFEMNQTRVKQYLESIPQ; encoded by the exons ATGGGTGCTTTCGCTCCGTTCTCTCAGTGGATTCCCGCGGATGATATTCTGCTCAAGAAAGCCGTTGAG GATGGTGCTTCCTTGGAGTCACTTGCTAAAGGTGCAGTGCATTTTTCTCGAAGATTTACTTTTTGTGAACTGCAAGATCGGTGGTATTCTCTCCTGTATGATCCAGTAGTTTCTGAAGATGCTTCTTCTCGCATGATTGAGTTTGAGAGTTCCACAACAACTGTTCCATTTGACAGGGCAGGAaattcaaaaggaaaaaaatgtgaATCCGGGAAGAGAAAAGCTGAAAGTGTTCGTAGTAGTTACTATGCAATGCGTAAAAGGATTTGCAACGAGCCGTTTAATTCCATGGGCCTTAATTTTCTTGTTGCACCCAGTAATAACAACTACGATGGAAATGGAGATGAGCCTCTTTACGGAAATTGCATGAATGGAGATCCAATCTCAGCCCCTTTTGGCCTTGAGACATCAGATATGGATGCAATGCAAAATCTGATGGATGTCGGCACTGATGATACTTTTCATATGCTCCAGAACCCAGATGGGAATGATTTTCATATGGAACAAGGTAATATACATGAAGATATTATGACATGGAATGAATCTGAGGTGGATGAATTCAATCATCCAGAGGGATTGCCAGATTGCAGCCTGTTCAATGCCGATGACTTAGGAATGAAACCTCCGTTTACACTTGATCAAATTACTGGCAACGAGGGAAACATGTTCACGGAGTTTGAAGGGAACAAGGCCTTTAATTCACCTGTTTCAGACAGTGGTGCATTGTTTAACAACTTGGAGTATTCATCTCCACTTCCAGCTATGCCGGTTGATGTTGATCTTAGAGAAAATGATATATGCACCGGTGATTCTTTTGAACTTCATGAAAATATTGATGCTAACAAGGCAAGAACAACAGAGAATGATGCTCATATTGGGATGGAGGTGGCCACTGAAATGCCATGCTGTGATTTCCAGAGTTCTGCAGCTCCTGTTTGTACTGAAGGTTATTTGGCAGAATTGTCCAATTCACTTTTAAACTTTACGAATGAGGAGCTCATGCTTGTGACTGCTGATGGAAAAGATGTGATTGATAAGTCTTACTATGATGGCCTGAGCTCCCTTTTGTTGAGTTCACCGAAAGATGATCTTCTTCATGAACAGACAATCGTCAAAACTGAGCCAGAAACATCTGTAGCTCCAGTTATGGACTCCATGAACCCATCTAGTACGTATCCTGGAGTGGTAGATGACAATAGAGGATCCCCAAATGCTGATGAACACATAGTCTGCCATTCAGACACTCCGATGCTATCATCTTCAACAGCTTCGAACTATCAAAATCCTGAATTAAGGGATGGATTTATCTGCTGCACATTAAACACCGAGGACCCAGAAATCCCATGCAATGGTGATATTTTTCTACCAAATCGTTCATCGACTTCTGAAGGGAATAAGCCAATATTTTTGTCCACTAGTGATTTCCCTgttaataagagaaataatgacACAGGACTGTGCTTTATGCATAAAGAGCGAAATTTTTTTGGAGAACCGCATAGTACCTCTCAGATTAAAGGATCACATTTCTTACAAGAAAGGGGTCGAAAATCTCCACTAGGTAATTTCGGGGTGAAATTTGAGCTGTCTGATGTCCCCAGTGAGGTGGCATCTAAGAATGCAGGTCATGTTGGTGAAGGTCTGGGCCAAATTGATTCAGCCAATCCAAGTACAAGTGTTCTACCTGGAATACTGAAGGAAGACACTAAAGAAAGTATATCGGAAAAGCGTCTCAGTTATAACTCAACTGAGTTTCATGTGGAGAACCCAGATTCTGGTGTCATTAAAAAGGAGCTTGATCCATCAGCTACAATTAGAGATGATATATCATTACATACAGAAGGGATGCCCATGTATATTGCTGAACCACAATTAAATCCCGATACATCGGATCAACTGGGGCTTTTTGAGAGCGATGATGATATACCATGTTATTCGGATATAGAGGCAATG GTACTTGATATGGATTTGGACCCAGATGACCAGGATTTGTGTTCTAGTGAGGAAG TCTCAAAATATCAGAATGAGGATGCTAAGAGGAGAATCATAAGGCTGGAGCAGTGTGCTTATTCATATTTGCGAAGAGCCATTGCATCTCATGGAGCTTTTGCCATTTTGTATGGACGTCATTCTAAGCATTACATTAAGAAGCCCGAG GTTCTATTGGGTAGAGCAACAGACGATGCTGTTGTTGACATTGACTTGGGAAGAGACGGGCGTGGTAATAAGATCTCTCGGAAACAG ATACGGGGAAAGCCATTCATATTTGAGATGAACCAAACACGCGTGAAGCAGTATTTGGAAAGCATCCCCCAATAG
- the LOC126601405 gene encoding protein EXPRESSION OF TERPENOIDS 1-like isoform X1: MAGLFCLGGRDHSPNSRGKQEGGNQSGRVGGVAAEAAAGGGGGGNLFLYRSTGEPQAEIYNKGFEIWPSQYHPHQNLNYYSFGVDPSYNGRHLDNNNDGVSADDLSAGLRLTVMRGGGLGSSGGGMNCQDCGNQAKKDCPHLRCRTCCKSRGFQCQTHVKSTWVPAAKRRERQEQFSALQQNRSQQQQQEQQIQYRGENPKRQRDNALACVRIPSDTSEQILGLELNPFPPEVSSPAVFRCVKVSAMDDVDEQFAYQTAVNIGGHVFKGLLYDQGMDGQYYPSSGGGGESSSGGQGTSHDHHQDGGGSGGGGHPHHHQQHNLVTVAAAGGTSGNPSTTLLDPSLFPAPFNAFMAGTQYFPPPRS, from the exons ATGGCTGGCTTGTTTTGCTTAGGAGGGAGAGATCATAGTCCGAATAGCCGGGGCAAACAAGAGGGAGGGAATCAGAGCGGAAGAGTGGGAGGAGTAGCAGCGGAAGCGGCGgctggaggaggaggaggagggaacTTGTTTTTGTACAGATCAACAGGCGAGCCGCAGGCCGAGATCTACAATAAGGGGTTTGAGATATGGCCATCACAATACCATCCACACCAAAACTTGAACTACTACTCGTTTGGAGTGGATCCTAGCTACAACGGTAGACACTTGGACAACAATAACGACGGCGTTTCGGCGGATGATCTATCGGCAGGGTTGAGGCTGACGGTGATGAGGGGAGGAGGGTTAGGAAGCAGCGGCGGCGGCATGAACTGTCAAGACTGCGGGAACCAAGCGAAGAAAGACTGTCCGCACCTTAGGTGCCGGACCTGTTGCAAGAGCCGAGGGTTTCAGTGTCAAACACACGTGAAGAGCACGTGGGTTCCCGCCGCGAAACGACGGGAGCGGCAGGAACAATTCTCGGCCTTACAACAAAACCGAAGTCAGCAACAACAGCAAGAGCAGCAGATACAGTATCGAGGTGAAAACCCCAAAAGGCAGAGAGATAACGCTCTTGCCTGCGTTCGTATTCCTTCCGACACGTCAG AACAAATTCTAGGGTTGGAGTTGAATCCATTTCCGCCAGAAGTGAGCTCACCGGCGGTGTTCCGCTGCGTAAAAGTAAGTGCAATGGACGATGTAGATGAGCAATTCGCGTATCAAACGGCTGTCAACATCGGAGGGCATGTGTTCAAGGGACTTCTGTACGATCAAGGCATGGATGGTCAGTATTACCCGAGTTCTGGAGGAGGAGGTGAGAGCTCCTCGGGCGGTCAAGGTACTAGCCACGATCATCACCAAGACGGAGGAGGAAGCGGAGGAGGAGGTCATCCACATCATCATCAGCAACATAATCTTGTAACAGTCGCGGCTGCCGGCGGGACCTCTGGCAATCCGTCTACTACGTTGCTTGACCCTTCTCTCTTCCCAGCTCCATTCAATGCTTTCATGGCTGGTACGCAATACTTTCCGCCTCCCAGgtcttaa
- the LOC126601405 gene encoding protein EXPRESSION OF TERPENOIDS 1-like isoform X2 — MAGLFCLGGRDHSPNSRGKQEGGNQSGRVGGVAAEAAAGGGGGGNLFLYRSTGEPQAEIYNKGFEIWPSQYHPHQNLNYYSFGVDPSYNGRHLDNNNDGVSADDLSAGLRLTVMRGGGLGSSGGGMNCQDCGNQAKKDCPHLRCRTCCKSRGFQCQTHVKSTWVPAAKRRERQEQFSALQQNRSQQQQQEQQIQYRGENPKRQRDNALACVRIPSDTSGLELNPFPPEVSSPAVFRCVKVSAMDDVDEQFAYQTAVNIGGHVFKGLLYDQGMDGQYYPSSGGGGESSSGGQGTSHDHHQDGGGSGGGGHPHHHQQHNLVTVAAAGGTSGNPSTTLLDPSLFPAPFNAFMAGTQYFPPPRS, encoded by the exons ATGGCTGGCTTGTTTTGCTTAGGAGGGAGAGATCATAGTCCGAATAGCCGGGGCAAACAAGAGGGAGGGAATCAGAGCGGAAGAGTGGGAGGAGTAGCAGCGGAAGCGGCGgctggaggaggaggaggagggaacTTGTTTTTGTACAGATCAACAGGCGAGCCGCAGGCCGAGATCTACAATAAGGGGTTTGAGATATGGCCATCACAATACCATCCACACCAAAACTTGAACTACTACTCGTTTGGAGTGGATCCTAGCTACAACGGTAGACACTTGGACAACAATAACGACGGCGTTTCGGCGGATGATCTATCGGCAGGGTTGAGGCTGACGGTGATGAGGGGAGGAGGGTTAGGAAGCAGCGGCGGCGGCATGAACTGTCAAGACTGCGGGAACCAAGCGAAGAAAGACTGTCCGCACCTTAGGTGCCGGACCTGTTGCAAGAGCCGAGGGTTTCAGTGTCAAACACACGTGAAGAGCACGTGGGTTCCCGCCGCGAAACGACGGGAGCGGCAGGAACAATTCTCGGCCTTACAACAAAACCGAAGTCAGCAACAACAGCAAGAGCAGCAGATACAGTATCGAGGTGAAAACCCCAAAAGGCAGAGAGATAACGCTCTTGCCTGCGTTCGTATTCCTTCCGACACGTCAG GGTTGGAGTTGAATCCATTTCCGCCAGAAGTGAGCTCACCGGCGGTGTTCCGCTGCGTAAAAGTAAGTGCAATGGACGATGTAGATGAGCAATTCGCGTATCAAACGGCTGTCAACATCGGAGGGCATGTGTTCAAGGGACTTCTGTACGATCAAGGCATGGATGGTCAGTATTACCCGAGTTCTGGAGGAGGAGGTGAGAGCTCCTCGGGCGGTCAAGGTACTAGCCACGATCATCACCAAGACGGAGGAGGAAGCGGAGGAGGAGGTCATCCACATCATCATCAGCAACATAATCTTGTAACAGTCGCGGCTGCCGGCGGGACCTCTGGCAATCCGTCTACTACGTTGCTTGACCCTTCTCTCTTCCCAGCTCCATTCAATGCTTTCATGGCTGGTACGCAATACTTTCCGCCTCCCAGgtcttaa
- the LOC126604174 gene encoding probable cysteine protease RD19C, with amino-acid sequence MDHLASLLLLLFLLSSALASAAVPNDVDPLIQQVVSESDDDRLLHAERHFSSFKATFGKTYATQEEHDYRFGVFKANLRRAKRHQALDPTAVHGVTKFSDLTPKEFRRNFLGLKRRLRLPADANKAPILPTGDLPADFDWRDKGAVTPVKDQGSCGSCWAFSATGALEGAHYLETGELVSLSEQQLVDCDHECDPEEYGSCDSGCSGGLMNNAFEYALKAGGLEREEDYPYTGTDDTCKFDKSKIVSSVSNFSVISTDEDQIAANLVNHGPLAVGINAVFMQTYVGGVSCPYICGKRIDHGVLLVGYGSSGFAPIRLKEKPYWILKNSWGQSWGEQGYYKICRGYNSCGVDSLVSTVAALHTSNK; translated from the exons ATGGATCATCTcgcctccctcctcctccttctctttctcctaTCCTCCGCACTCGCCTCCGCCGCAGTTCCCAACGACGTCGACCCTCTCATCCAACAAGTCGTTTCGGAATCCGACGACGATCGGCTCCTCCACGCCGAGCGCCATTTCTCCAGCTTCAAAGCCACCTTCGGAAAGACCTACGCGACTCAGGAGGAGCACGACTACAGATTCGGCGTCTTCAAGGCCAACCTCCGCCGCGCCAAGCGGCACCAGGCGCTCGACCCTACCGCGGTCCACGGCGTCACCAAGTTCTCCGATCTCACTCCCAAGGAATTTCGCCGGAACTTTCTCGGACTCAAACGTCGCCTCCGGCTTCCGGCCGACGCTAACAAGGCTCCGATACTTCCCACTGGTGATCTTCCCGCCGACTTTGATTGGCGCGACAAAGGTGCTGTCACGCCGGTGAAGGACCAG GGTTCTTGCGGGTCGTGCTGGGCGTTTAGTGCGACGGGAGCTTTGGAAGGTGCTCATTATTTGGAAACAGGAGAGCTCGTCAGTCTGAGTGAGCAGCAGCTTGTTGACTGTGACCATGAG TGTGATCCGGAAGAATACGGCTCGTGTGACTCGGGTTGCAGTGGCGGACTGATGAACAATGCCTTTGAGTACGCACTCAAGGCTGGTGGGCTAGAACGAGAGGAAGATTATCCTTACACCGGGACCGATGACACCTGCAAATTCGACAAGAGCAAAATTGTTTCTTCCGTGTCTAACTTCAGCGTTATTTCTACCGACGAAGATCAAATCGCTGCAAATTTGGTTAACCATGGCCCTCTTGCAG TTGGGATCAATGCGGTGTTCATGCAAACATACGTAGGCGGAGTTTCGTGCCCTTACATCTGCGGAAAGCGAATTGATCACGGAGTGCTTCTGGTGGGTTATGGTTCTTCGGGTTTCGCTCCCATCCGACTCAAGGAAAAACCTTACTGGATCTTGAAGAATTCATGGGGACAGAGCTGGGGAGAGCAGGGATATTACAAGATCTGCAGGGGTTATAATTCTTGTGGGGTGGATTCCTTGGTCTCCACTGTTGCTGCTCTGCATACATCCAACAAGTAG
- the LOC126605264 gene encoding uncharacterized protein LOC126605264 isoform X1 → MGAFAPFSQWIPADDILLKKAVEDGASLESLAKGAVHFSRRFTFCELQDRWYSLLYDPVVSEDASSRMIEFESSTTTVPFDRAGNSKGKKCESGKRKAESVRSSYYAMRKRICNEPFNSMGLNFLVAPSNNNYDGNGDEPLYGNCMNGDPISAPFGLETSDMDAMQNLMDVGTDDTFHMLQNPDGNDFHMEQGNIHEDIMTWNESEVDEFNHPEGLPDCSLFNADDLGMKPPFTLDQITGNEGNMFTEFEGNKAFNSPVSDSGALFNNLEYSSPLPAMPVDVDLRENDICTGDSFELHENIDANKARTTENDAHIGMEVATEMPCCDFQSSAAPVCTEGYLAELSNSLLNFTNEELMLVTADGKDVIDKSYYDGLSSLLLSSPKDDLLHEQTIVKTEPETSVAPVMDSMNPSSTYPGVVDDNRGSPNADEHIVCHSDTPMLSSSTASNYQNPELRDGFICCTLNTEDPEIPCNGDIFLPNRSSTSEGNKPIFLSTSDFPVNKRNNDTGLCFMHKERNFFGEPHSTSQIKGSHFLQERGRKSPLGNFGVKFELSDVPSEVASKNAGHVGEGLGQIDSANPSTSVLPGILKEDTKESISEKRLSYNSTEFHVENPDSGVIKKELDPSATIRDDISLHTEGMPMYIAEPQLNPDTSDQLGLFESDDDIPCYSDIEAMVLDMDLDPDDQDLCSSEEVSKYQNEDAKRRIIRLEQCAYSYLRRAIASHGAFAILYGRHSKHYIKKPEVLLGRATDDAVVDIDLGRDGRGNKISRKQAMINMDKDGSFHLKNLGKCSISVNSKEVAPGQSLSLSSSCLIEIRGKPFIFEMNQTRVKQYLESIPQ, encoded by the exons ATGGGTGCTTTCGCTCCGTTCTCTCAGTGGATTCCCGCGGATGATATTCTGCTCAAGAAAGCCGTTGAG GATGGTGCTTCCTTGGAGTCACTTGCTAAAGGTGCAGTGCATTTTTCTCGAAGATTTACTTTTTGTGAACTGCAAGATCGGTGGTATTCTCTCCTGTATGATCCAGTAGTTTCTGAAGATGCTTCTTCTCGCATGATTGAGTTTGAGAGTTCCACAACAACTGTTCCATTTGACAGGGCAGGAaattcaaaaggaaaaaaatgtgaATCCGGGAAGAGAAAAGCTGAAAGTGTTCGTAGTAGTTACTATGCAATGCGTAAAAGGATTTGCAACGAGCCGTTTAATTCCATGGGCCTTAATTTTCTTGTTGCACCCAGTAATAACAACTACGATGGAAATGGAGATGAGCCTCTTTACGGAAATTGCATGAATGGAGATCCAATCTCAGCCCCTTTTGGCCTTGAGACATCAGATATGGATGCAATGCAAAATCTGATGGATGTCGGCACTGATGATACTTTTCATATGCTCCAGAACCCAGATGGGAATGATTTTCATATGGAACAAGGTAATATACATGAAGATATTATGACATGGAATGAATCTGAGGTGGATGAATTCAATCATCCAGAGGGATTGCCAGATTGCAGCCTGTTCAATGCCGATGACTTAGGAATGAAACCTCCGTTTACACTTGATCAAATTACTGGCAACGAGGGAAACATGTTCACGGAGTTTGAAGGGAACAAGGCCTTTAATTCACCTGTTTCAGACAGTGGTGCATTGTTTAACAACTTGGAGTATTCATCTCCACTTCCAGCTATGCCGGTTGATGTTGATCTTAGAGAAAATGATATATGCACCGGTGATTCTTTTGAACTTCATGAAAATATTGATGCTAACAAGGCAAGAACAACAGAGAATGATGCTCATATTGGGATGGAGGTGGCCACTGAAATGCCATGCTGTGATTTCCAGAGTTCTGCAGCTCCTGTTTGTACTGAAGGTTATTTGGCAGAATTGTCCAATTCACTTTTAAACTTTACGAATGAGGAGCTCATGCTTGTGACTGCTGATGGAAAAGATGTGATTGATAAGTCTTACTATGATGGCCTGAGCTCCCTTTTGTTGAGTTCACCGAAAGATGATCTTCTTCATGAACAGACAATCGTCAAAACTGAGCCAGAAACATCTGTAGCTCCAGTTATGGACTCCATGAACCCATCTAGTACGTATCCTGGAGTGGTAGATGACAATAGAGGATCCCCAAATGCTGATGAACACATAGTCTGCCATTCAGACACTCCGATGCTATCATCTTCAACAGCTTCGAACTATCAAAATCCTGAATTAAGGGATGGATTTATCTGCTGCACATTAAACACCGAGGACCCAGAAATCCCATGCAATGGTGATATTTTTCTACCAAATCGTTCATCGACTTCTGAAGGGAATAAGCCAATATTTTTGTCCACTAGTGATTTCCCTgttaataagagaaataatgacACAGGACTGTGCTTTATGCATAAAGAGCGAAATTTTTTTGGAGAACCGCATAGTACCTCTCAGATTAAAGGATCACATTTCTTACAAGAAAGGGGTCGAAAATCTCCACTAGGTAATTTCGGGGTGAAATTTGAGCTGTCTGATGTCCCCAGTGAGGTGGCATCTAAGAATGCAGGTCATGTTGGTGAAGGTCTGGGCCAAATTGATTCAGCCAATCCAAGTACAAGTGTTCTACCTGGAATACTGAAGGAAGACACTAAAGAAAGTATATCGGAAAAGCGTCTCAGTTATAACTCAACTGAGTTTCATGTGGAGAACCCAGATTCTGGTGTCATTAAAAAGGAGCTTGATCCATCAGCTACAATTAGAGATGATATATCATTACATACAGAAGGGATGCCCATGTATATTGCTGAACCACAATTAAATCCCGATACATCGGATCAACTGGGGCTTTTTGAGAGCGATGATGATATACCATGTTATTCGGATATAGAGGCAATG GTACTTGATATGGATTTGGACCCAGATGACCAGGATTTGTGTTCTAGTGAGGAAG TCTCAAAATATCAGAATGAGGATGCTAAGAGGAGAATCATAAGGCTGGAGCAGTGTGCTTATTCATATTTGCGAAGAGCCATTGCATCTCATGGAGCTTTTGCCATTTTGTATGGACGTCATTCTAAGCATTACATTAAGAAGCCCGAG GTTCTATTGGGTAGAGCAACAGACGATGCTGTTGTTGACATTGACTTGGGAAGAGACGGGCGTGGTAATAAGATCTCTCGGAAACAG GCAATGATAAATATGGATAAAGATGGATCCTTCCATCTGAAAAATCTTGGGAAGTGTTCAATCTCGGTAAATAGCAAGGAAGTAGCCCCTGGACAGAGTCTAAGCCTCAGTTCAAGTTGCTTGATTGAG ATACGGGGAAAGCCATTCATATTTGAGATGAACCAAACACGCGTGAAGCAGTATTTGGAAAGCATCCCCCAATAG